The region ATATCACAATAACGTAGATTTACAAAAGAAACACATTCCTTATATAGGAGAGGTGTTCTTAGGACACGTAAGATATGGTACTTTCGGTAAAAACAATATCGAAAGCGTTCACCCTTTCTTGCGTCAAAATAACTGGATGCACAGAAACTTAATCGTAGCTGGTAACTTTAACCTTACTAATGTTAGAGATTTGTTTCAAGATCTAGTAGAGTTAGGACAACATCCTAAAGAGATGTCTGATACAATCACAGTAATGGAAAAGATAGGTCACTTCTTAGATGATGAAGTAAATGACTTATACTATAAAATAAAACAAGAAGGATATACTAAAAAGAATGCGTCTCCACTTATCGGAGAGCGTCTAGATGTAGCACGTATTCTACGTCGTGCTTCTAAAAACTGGGATGGTGGATTCGCTATGGCTGGTATGATAGGACATGGTGATACATTCGTATTACGTGATCCTGCTGGTATACGTCCTGCATTCTACTTTGAGAATGACGAGATAGTAGTAGTAGCTAGTGAGCGCCCAGTAATACAGACTGCATTTAATGTTCCTTTTGATGAGATTAAAGAAATCGTTCCTGGACAAGCGCTTATCATTCGCAAAGATGCTTCAGTACACTTTGAACAGATTTTAGACCCACTTCCATTAAAGGCTTGTTCTTTCGAGAGGGTTTATTTCTCTAGAGGAAATGATGCTGAAATCTATCAAGAGCGTAAAGATCTAGGTAAACTAATCTTTCCCGAAGTACTTAAATCAATTAATGACGATACAGATAACTCTGTGTTCTCATATATCCCAAACACTTCTGAGACATCATTCTATGGTATGGTAGAGGGAGCACAAGACTTCCTTAACCAAAGAAAAATCAGTGATATCCTAAAGAATAAAGAAAACTTAACTGAGGCTAAACTACAAGAGATTTTATCTGTGAAATTAAGAACAGAGAAGATAGCTGTAAAAGACGCTAAGTTGAGAACTTTTATCACTGATGACAGTAGTCGTGATGACTTAGTCGCTCACGTATATGATGTGACTTATGGAGTGATAAAACCAACGGATAATCTAGTTATTATAGATGATAGTATCGTACGTGGTACTACACTTAAAAAGAGTATTATCCGTATGTTAGATAGACTTAATCCTAAGAGTATCGTAGTTGTTTCTGCTGCTCCTCAGGTGAGATATCCAGACTGTTATGGTATCGATATGGCTAAACTAGAAGGTCTTATCGCTTTCCAGGCAGCTATAGAACTACTGAAAGAACGCAACCTATATCATATCGTAGAAGAGGTATATACGAAATCTAAAGCACAAGAAAATTTACACGATAGCGAAGTAATAAACTTCGTTACAGAAATATATGCTCCATTTACAGATAAAGAGATCTCTGACAAGATAGCTCAGATGGTAAAAGATGTGAATATCAAATCTGAAGTTAAGATTGTATTTCAGTCTGTAGAGAACCTACATACTGCATGTCCTCATAACTTAGGGGACTGGTACTTCACTGGTGAATATCCTACTGTTGGTGGTAACCGAGTAGTAAACAGAGCGTTTATCAACTTCTATGAAGGACGTGATGAGAAACCGTATTAGTAGATAGTGATGAATAATTTATAATCACTTATCTACAGATATAATGAAATAAGGGCTGTATCAAAACATGATACAGCCCTTTATATTTTACGAATACTTATAATGTTACTTTAACCAAAAGAAATAAGCAATAATAGACAGTAATATCGCACAGATAATATTCAATACAAAACCTGCCTTCATCATATCTTTCTGACGGATATCTCCTGTACCGAATACGATGGCATTAGGTGGTGTCGCTACAGGTAACATAAATGCACATGATGCTCCTAACCCAATAATCATCGACAGTCCTAACGGAGGCAATCCTAACTCTTCTGAAATAGAGATAAAAATAGGCACTAATAACGCCGCACTAGCTGTATTAGATGTAAACTCAGTCAAGAATACAATGAAGAATGAGACTACTAATCCAATAGTAAAATAGTGACTATTCTTAATAAAAGAAACCAATACATCTGCCATCACTTTACTTGCACCTGAGTCTTTAAGCACCATACTAAGTGTCAACCCTCCTCCAAAAAGAAGTAGCACGCCCCAGTCTACATTATGCTGCAATTCTTTCCACCTTGACACTTGACTCACACAGATCAATATAAAAGCCAATAGAGAGATGAACGTATCAAAACTAGAGAACTTACCTTCGAAACCAACCCAATTAGCTACAATCGGGTTTAAGTCATTACTGAAGATCCAACAGATCGCAGTAAACAGGAATATACCTAAGGTTAACCATCTATCAAAATTCATTGGAATGTTTTCAGAGGTATGTTTAAAGGTAAAGTCTAGCTTCGGTTTAAATACAAAGTAAATAACAGCAATCATAATCGGCAATAACAACAATACGATAGGGATACCCATCTTCATCCACTCCGAAAAGGATATATTAAGTTGTGAAGCTACGATAGCATTCGGCGGACTACCTACTACAGTTCCCATACCTCCTATACTTGCACTATATGCTATCCCTAATAAAACGAATACATATGTATTACGATGTTTTTCTCTATCTAACTGTCCCAAGACTCCTACTACTAATGGCAGCATCATCGCTACTGTAGCAGTGTTGCTAATCCACATGGATAATAAAGCAGTTACTAAGAACAGATAAAATACAGCATAGAGTAACCTCCCTTTTGCTAAATACATAATCTTATTAGCGATAATGGTATCTAACTTCTGCACATGTAACGCTCCTGCTAATACAAATCCTCCCAAGAATAAGAAAATAGTAGGGTCAGCAAATGATGACAAAGCTGCTTTAGTGTCAGAAAGTCCTAATCCTATAGCAAGTACTGGCACAAACACAGCTGTCGTAGTTACATGTATAGCCTCTGTCAACCATAATACTGCTACAAATACTAAAAGGGCTAATCCTTTGTTAACCTGTGGTTCGTATGGTAAGTAGTTGATAAGAAGTAATAACGTAATAACATTAAAAAGAATAATAAGGTAGTTCCTTACAGACTTTAGCGGTCTTACATCAGGTTCGTAATCTAAACGCATATCATAAGTAGTTTACTAATTTTAACTAAAGTTAACAATAAATTACACTTCACATAATTTTTAAACAAAAAAACAGTGCTTAAACAGATAAATATATCCAAAAAGTATATTATGCATAACAAAAAAGCCAGTCTTCCGACTGGCTTTTTTATATCTAACTAAGACTTTATTAGGCATTACCCTCACACTCATCGTAGAACTGGCTTAAGAAAGATTCCATAAACTTATGGCGTCCTTCTGCTAATTGTCTTCCTGTTTCTGTATTCATTAAATCTTTTAATCGAAGTAGTTTCTCATAAAAGTGATTAATCGTTGTTCCTACATTGTTCTTATACTCTTCTTTAGACATCCCTATCTTAGGTTCTATCTTAGGATCATACATCAATGTATTCTTATACCCCCCGTAGTTAAATGTTCTAGCGATACCTATAGCACCAATAGCATCTAATCTATCAGCGTCTTGTACTATATCTAACTCCTTAGAGCGAAACACCTGATTAAAGTTACCTCCTTTAAAAGAAATATTCTCAATCCCTTTTACAACATGTTCAATAGTCTGTTGATCGTAAGACAACTCTTCTAGTAATGCCCTTGCTTTAGTAGGCCCTACTGTCTCGTCTCCACCGTGGAATTTACTATCTGCTATATCGTGTAGTAGTGCGATAAGTTTGACAACGACTAAGTTGACTTCACCTTCACCCTCTACTATATTCAATGCGTTTTTATAAACTCGTTCAATGTGGAACCAGTCGTGACCGCTCTCAGCTTGCTGTAATTCTTTCTTTACATAAAGGATGACTTGATCTATACGCTTGTCCATAACTATTGTATTGTACTTGGTTATTATTTAATAAGGGCTGGTTTTACCCATTTAAAAACGTGCTCTTCTTTACCGATAGTCATACGGTCAGCTACTCTAGCCATACGTGCAGGTAATTTCATTAAATAATCTCTTGCTTTCTCAGCTTCATCAGTAAGGTTATTTAATTGATCCACTTGCCAACGGTCGATAAGCTTCTGCATAATCTCGATATAATCGTGTGCAGTATACACGCCAATACGCTGTGCTGAATCAGAAAACAACTCAAACGCATCACCCATTTTACCTCCAGATTCGCGAATTAGATTGGCTGGCATAGTGATTTTTCTTTTCATCATATCAACGAAAGCCAACATCATTTCGCTAGGATCAACTTTAAAAATACGATCCACAAACTCACTATAAGCATGATGATGTCTCATCTCATCTCCTGCGATTAATCTACAGATCTTAGATAACTTATGGTCACCATACTGCTTCGCTAACTTCGCTACACGGTTATGTGATACATACGTTGCTAACTCCTGAAAGCTTGTAAACACAAAGTTTTTATAAGGATCTCTATCTGTACCTGGATCAAAACCATCGTTAATTAAGTGATGTGTAGTAATCTCTATCTCTTTCATATCTACTCTTCCTGATAGGTATAAGTATTTATTAAGAAGGTCTCCATGACGATTCTCTTCACCAGTCCAGTGACGTAGCCATTTAGCCCATCCATTACCACCTTCTCCATCTTTTTGGTTTACACCTTCTACATCCATTAACCATGATTCGTAAGTAGGAAGCGCCTCTTCAGTGATCGTATCACCTACTAAGACAACCCAAAAATCGTATGGTAATTCTTTGGCATATTCTCTAAGCTCTTTTACCTCTTCGATGAAGTTTACTCCTTCTGAGTCTGGTAATAAGTCTGATGGTTGCCATATCTTCTCTACAGGTATCAAATAGCTATCTACGAAACTATCGATATTCTTCTCTAGGAATTGCATTACTTCTAGGCGAACATTCTTTATAGACATATTGTTGTATTTATGCCTTCTACATTATTCTCTCAATGGTTTAGTTTGATTTATTAATGCTAAAGGCTAGTTTATATTTAGAATTTTATTCTATTCTCGATTTTATTCTATTCTCGATTTTATTTGACTCTCACACATCTGCATAATTTCTTCAAATGTATGGTCTTTAACTGCAAATGATTTATGCGCATACAAACTTATACGTGCTCCTAAACCAAAAGGAAACTTCCCGAAACGGAATAATTTCCAAGAGTTATTTATCGTCAAAGGTACAACTAAAGCATCTGGTGCAAACTTACAAAGCATTTTTACGCCATTTTCAGAGAACCTCTTAGGATGTCCGTCTCGACTACGTGTCCCTTCTGGAAAGATTACCGCAGAGCGATTGTACTTAGTTATATATTGACCTAACCCTTTAATAGCACTTAGTGCCTGCTTAGCATCCTTTCGATCTATTAATACAGACCCCCCATGATTAAGATTATAAGAAACACTAGGAAAGCCTTTCCCCAACTCTTTCTTACTCACAAACTTTGGGTGATTTTTCCTAAAAAACCAAATAATCATTGGAATATCAAACATACTCTGGTGATTAGATACAAATATAATAGGTCGATCAGCAGGGAGTTCCTCTTCCTTTCGA is a window of Myroides oncorhynchi DNA encoding:
- a CDS encoding amidophosphoribosyltransferase: MSDALKHECGIAVLRLKKPLSFYKEKYGSAFYPIQKMYLLLEKQHNRGQDGAGLASIKLDMDAGERYISRVRSNKAQPIQDIFQQINERINEEMEAHPEYHNNVDLQKKHIPYIGEVFLGHVRYGTFGKNNIESVHPFLRQNNWMHRNLIVAGNFNLTNVRDLFQDLVELGQHPKEMSDTITVMEKIGHFLDDEVNDLYYKIKQEGYTKKNASPLIGERLDVARILRRASKNWDGGFAMAGMIGHGDTFVLRDPAGIRPAFYFENDEIVVVASERPVIQTAFNVPFDEIKEIVPGQALIIRKDASVHFEQILDPLPLKACSFERVYFSRGNDAEIYQERKDLGKLIFPEVLKSINDDTDNSVFSYIPNTSETSFYGMVEGAQDFLNQRKISDILKNKENLTEAKLQEILSVKLRTEKIAVKDAKLRTFITDDSSRDDLVAHVYDVTYGVIKPTDNLVIIDDSIVRGTTLKKSIIRMLDRLNPKSIVVVSAAPQVRYPDCYGIDMAKLEGLIAFQAAIELLKERNLYHIVEEVYTKSKAQENLHDSEVINFVTEIYAPFTDKEISDKIAQMVKDVNIKSEVKIVFQSVENLHTACPHNLGDWYFTGEYPTVGGNRVVNRAFINFYEGRDEKPY
- a CDS encoding SLC13 family permease, which translates into the protein MRLDYEPDVRPLKSVRNYLIILFNVITLLLLINYLPYEPQVNKGLALLVFVAVLWLTEAIHVTTTAVFVPVLAIGLGLSDTKAALSSFADPTIFLFLGGFVLAGALHVQKLDTIIANKIMYLAKGRLLYAVFYLFLVTALLSMWISNTATVAMMLPLVVGVLGQLDREKHRNTYVFVLLGIAYSASIGGMGTVVGSPPNAIVASQLNISFSEWMKMGIPIVLLLLPIMIAVIYFVFKPKLDFTFKHTSENIPMNFDRWLTLGIFLFTAICWIFSNDLNPIVANWVGFEGKFSSFDTFISLLAFILICVSQVSRWKELQHNVDWGVLLLFGGGLTLSMVLKDSGASKVMADVLVSFIKNSHYFTIGLVVSFFIVFLTEFTSNTASAALLVPIFISISEELGLPPLGLSMIIGLGASCAFMLPVATPPNAIVFGTGDIRQKDMMKAGFVLNIICAILLSIIAYFFWLK
- a CDS encoding HD domain-containing protein, encoding MDKRIDQVILYVKKELQQAESGHDWFHIERVYKNALNIVEGEGEVNLVVVKLIALLHDIADSKFHGGDETVGPTKARALLEELSYDQQTIEHVVKGIENISFKGGNFNQVFRSKELDIVQDADRLDAIGAIGIARTFNYGGYKNTLMYDPKIEPKIGMSKEEYKNNVGTTINHFYEKLLRLKDLMNTETGRQLAEGRHKFMESFLSQFYDECEGNA
- a CDS encoding acyl-ACP desaturase, with protein sequence MSIKNVRLEVMQFLEKNIDSFVDSYLIPVEKIWQPSDLLPDSEGVNFIEEVKELREYAKELPYDFWVVLVGDTITEEALPTYESWLMDVEGVNQKDGEGGNGWAKWLRHWTGEENRHGDLLNKYLYLSGRVDMKEIEITTHHLINDGFDPGTDRDPYKNFVFTSFQELATYVSHNRVAKLAKQYGDHKLSKICRLIAGDEMRHHHAYSEFVDRIFKVDPSEMMLAFVDMMKRKITMPANLIRESGGKMGDAFELFSDSAQRIGVYTAHDYIEIMQKLIDRWQVDQLNNLTDEAEKARDYLMKLPARMARVADRMTIGKEEHVFKWVKPALIK
- a CDS encoding lysophospholipid acyltransferase family protein, which encodes MQKIISYPISLLFVIVMLIVLLVFQALQWIALNLFGYKAHNVTVEGLVWWLMACTGILGTTYKFRKEEELPADRPIIFVSNHQSMFDIPMIIWFFRKNHPKFVSKKELGKGFPSVSYNLNHGGSVLIDRKDAKQALSAIKGLGQYITKYNRSAVIFPEGTRSRDGHPKRFSENGVKMLCKFAPDALVVPLTINNSWKLFRFGKFPFGLGARISLYAHKSFAVKDHTFEEIMQMCESQIKSRIE